A genomic region of Amphiura filiformis chromosome 6, Afil_fr2py, whole genome shotgun sequence contains the following coding sequences:
- the LOC140156046 gene encoding uncharacterized protein, protein MITNNDASITNKNTENEETEDCVPNILFHLIQQDTEQPSNSKELSTLPDPGDKDSQFSCNLCDFVSKHLHNLKTHMLVHKKPTIKEYFKCEECDYITPLKHNLKTHMKKHAKLQDLSENDIFRCKECDYVSAYKHDLQTHVMKHATVKPHQCEECDFSSIYKHSLIHHVASKHEKQRPYKCTECSYSSARKQDLQVHMGKHSTEKPFQCQLCDYGTPFRQSFKAHMNRHLGHKTFKCDQPDCDFATTTQQNLKSHLARHNTIKQHQCQFCDYSASHKIQLANHEAKHTDNNKIKTAKKYSCSSCDYETSHKYSMKRHEERHSENRTMPEKVFHCGQCGYQTGYKSSLKRHVAKHSDVKPFRCGHCEYSAVNMTQMHVHIAKHTGIKPFKCNQCEYSTANKQHLVGHMSKHSNVKLKCPLCDFTTAWRQRLRIHIKQHEKAAALNVPRHMLQHHQSMARNQGQLVETQQQGVSPDEESVQHLYHFEQSETNEALSQLSNVIAAYQEQVQDSSGSGSQTPSEGTGEQSSSNDIHMTEIREDQVLLIPNMDIAQTQVVIVDGDQIHPQAQEQLQFIIDGHNKPVLKSAVQKIVSTHPKATTSTEIEIDVTGLHSQVISAEVEHPLVAGSEQTLIADGEQHTIIADGEQTIIADGVQTLMVEGEQTLVANEKSDFQEQNIEMSTDSMEIETSEVVTGGAVATEQVLESIDHEQTLTTSIEISNNEIPEVASTTSVTES, encoded by the exons ATGATTACCAATAATGATGCTTCCATCACAAATAAGAATACTGAAAATGAAGAGACAGAAGACTGTGTACCAAATATCTTATTCCATTTAATCCAACAAGATACTGAGCAGCCAAGTAATAGCAAGGAATTAAGTACATTACCTGACCCAGGGGACAAAGATTCACAGTTTTCATGCAACCTGTGTGATTTTGTTTCAAAACACCTACACAACTTAAAAACTCACATGCTGGTGCataaaaagccgaccatcaaagAATATTTTAAATGTGAGGAATGTGATTACATCACACCATTAAAACACAATCTTAAGACGCATATGAAGAAACATGCTAAATTACAGGACCTCAGCGAGAACGATATCTTTCGATGTAAAGAGTGTGACTATGTGTCTGCGTACAAACACGACCTTCAGACGCATGTGATGAAACATGCCACCGTGAAACCACATCAGTGCGAAGAATGTGACTTTTCAAGTATATACAAGCATAGTTTAATTCACCATGTGGCCTCTAAACATGAAAAGCAACGTCCTTATAAATGCACTGAATGTTCATATAGTTCCGCCAGGAAGCAGGATCTGCAAGTTCACATGGGTAAACACTCAACAGAGAAGCCATTTCAGTGTCAACTCTGTGATTATGGCACACCATTTCGCCAAAGTTTTAAAGCACATATGAATAGACATCTAGGgcataaaacatttaaatgcgATCAACCTGACTGCGATTTTGCCACTACGActcaacaaaatttaaaatctcaCTTGGCGAGACACAACACCATAAAGCAGCACCAATGCCAGTTTTGCGACTATTCCGCTTCGCACAAGATACAATTAGCGAATCATGAAGCAAAGCACACTGACAACAACAAGATTAAAACGGCAAAGAAATACTCATGCAGCAGTTGCGACTACGAAACATCACATAAATACAGCATGAAAAGACATGAAGAACGACACTCAGAGAATCGTACTATGCCGGAGAAAGTTTTCCATTGCGGTCAGTGCGGTTATCAGACGGGATACAAGAGTAGTCTAAAGCGCCATGTTGCTAAACATTCGGATGTGAAACCATTCAGGTGTGGGCATTGTGAATATTCAGCAGTTAATATGACACAGATGCATGTACATATAGCCAAGCATACAG GAATAAAGCCTTTTAAATGCAATCAGTGTGAGTATTCAACAGCCAATAAACAACATCTAGTAGGTCACATGTCTAAGCACTCCAATGTAAAGCTCAAATGTCCGCTCTGTGACTTCACCACGGCATGGAGACAACGATTGCGTATACACATCAAGCAACATGAAAAGGCAGCAGCTCTGAACGTGCCAAGACACATGCTGCAGCATCATCAAAGTATGGCTAGGAATCAGGGACAGCTTGTAGAG ACACAACAGCAAGGAGTATCTCCTGATGAAGAGTCTGTGCAACACCTCTACCACTTTGAACAGAGTGAAACCAATGAAGCCTTGTCTCAGCTATCCAATGTCATCGCAGCCTATCAAGAACAGGTGCAAGATAGTAGCGGATCAGGAAGTCAGACTCCATCAGAAGGGACAGGAGAACAG TCCAGCAGCAATGATATACATATGACAGAGATAAGGGAGGACCAGGTATTGCTGATACCCAACATGGACATAGCACAAACTCAAGTAGTTATCGTTGATGGGGATCAAATACATCCACAAGCTCAAGAACAG TTGCAGTTTATAATTGATGGGCATAACAAGCCGGTCCTCAAGTCTGCTGTTCAGAAGATTGTTTCAACACATCCAAAAGCCACTACCAGTACTGAAATTGAGATTGACGTCACAGGTTTGCACAGTCAGGTTATTTCAGCTGAAGTTGAACATCCTTTAGTGGCTGGAAGTGAACAGACTTTAATTGCTGATGGTGAACAACATACTATAATTGCTGATGGTGAACAGACTATAATTGCTGATGGTGTACAGACATTAATGGTGGAAGGTGAACAAACTTTGGTTGCAAATGAGAAAAGTGATTTCCAGGAGCAAAATATAGAAATGAGTACTGATTCAATGGAGATTGAAACAAGTGAAGTTGTTACTGGTGGAGCAGTGGCAACTGAGCAAGTTTTAGAATCAATTGATCATGAACAGACTTTAACTACAAGTATAGAAATCAGTAACAATGAAATACCTGAAGTGGCAAGTACTACATCTGTAACTgaaagttaa